In one window of Streptomyces sp. FXJ1.172 DNA:
- a CDS encoding ribonuclease H family protein translates to MIVRMRERVVAACDGASKGNPGPAGWAWVVSDDERTPARWEAGPLGRATNNVAELTALERLLTAIEPDVPLEIRMDSQYAMKAVTTWLPGWKRNGWKTAAGKPVANQDLVVRIDELLDGRSVQFRYVPAHQVDGDPLNDFADRAASQAASVQETAGSALGSPEPPPSPDTPKAAAPRKKAPRRTGGGAASAVSAVSSSSRTIKAKFPGRCLCGRSYAAGESIAKNAQGWGHPDCRTAEA, encoded by the coding sequence ATGATCGTGCGCATGCGTGAACGTGTGGTGGCCGCGTGCGACGGGGCTTCGAAGGGAAACCCCGGACCGGCCGGATGGGCGTGGGTGGTCTCCGACGACGAGCGGACGCCCGCCCGCTGGGAGGCGGGCCCGCTCGGCCGGGCCACGAACAACGTCGCCGAACTCACCGCCCTGGAACGCCTGCTCACCGCGATCGAGCCGGATGTGCCGCTGGAGATCCGCATGGACTCCCAGTACGCGATGAAGGCGGTCACCACCTGGCTGCCCGGCTGGAAGCGCAACGGCTGGAAGACCGCCGCCGGCAAGCCGGTCGCCAACCAGGACCTGGTCGTGCGCATCGACGAACTGCTCGACGGCCGGTCGGTTCAGTTCCGCTACGTCCCGGCCCACCAGGTCGACGGCGACCCGCTGAACGACTTCGCCGACCGCGCGGCCAGCCAGGCGGCCTCGGTGCAGGAGACGGCCGGCAGCGCGCTCGGCTCCCCGGAGCCGCCGCCCTCGCCCGACACCCCGAAGGCGGCGGCCCCGCGCAAGAAGGCGCCCCGCCGCACCGGCGGCGGGGCGGCCTCCGCGGTGTCCGCCGTGTCCTCGTCGTCTCGCACCATCAAGGCCAAGTTCCCCGGCCGCTGCCTGTGCGGCCGCTCCTACGCGGCGGGCGAGTCCATCGCCAAGAACGCGCAGGGCTGGGGCCACCCGGACTGCCGTACGGCCGAGGCCTGA
- a CDS encoding VOC family protein yields the protein MAVQPEGTPCWADAMFSDVEGAKRFYGDVLGWTFGESSPEYGNYTQAHVGGKAVAAVVPPMPGQEGQSQWCLYFASPDAAATARKVRDNGGEILMEPMKVGDFGTMCLAREPSGAVFGVWQAGTHEGFEATGTPGAYCWAEVFTREPEKADTFLCAVFPYRMKQMEDHAVDFRLFDVAENTVLGRMKMTDDFPPEVPSYINVYFTVDDCDQAVERAVKLGGVLRFGPMSSPFGRFAALSDPQGANFSVIDITTTEGEMPSVRDV from the coding sequence TCGAGGGAGCCAAACGGTTCTACGGCGACGTCCTCGGCTGGACCTTCGGCGAGTCGTCGCCGGAGTACGGCAACTACACCCAGGCCCATGTGGGCGGCAAGGCGGTGGCAGCGGTCGTCCCGCCCATGCCCGGCCAGGAGGGGCAGTCGCAGTGGTGCCTGTACTTCGCCTCGCCGGACGCCGCCGCCACCGCGCGGAAGGTCCGCGACAACGGCGGCGAGATCCTGATGGAACCGATGAAGGTCGGCGACTTCGGCACCATGTGCCTGGCCCGGGAGCCCAGCGGAGCCGTGTTCGGCGTCTGGCAGGCCGGTACCCACGAGGGATTCGAGGCGACCGGGACCCCGGGCGCCTACTGCTGGGCCGAGGTCTTCACGCGTGAACCGGAGAAGGCCGACACCTTCCTCTGTGCCGTCTTCCCCTACCGCATGAAGCAGATGGAGGACCACGCCGTCGACTTCCGGCTCTTCGACGTGGCCGAGAACACCGTCCTCGGCCGGATGAAGATGACGGACGACTTCCCGCCCGAGGTGCCGTCGTACATCAACGTCTACTTCACCGTCGACGACTGCGACCAGGCGGTGGAGCGTGCCGTCAAGCTCGGCGGTGTCCTGCGCTTCGGGCCGATGAGCAGCCCCTTCGGCCGGTTCGCGGCCCTCAGCGACCCGCAGGGCGCGAACTTCTCGGTGATCGACATCACGACCACCGAGGGGGAGATGCCGTCGGTCAGGGACGTGTGA